Genomic segment of Candidatus Poribacteria bacterium:
TTGTCGGACGATTTGTGTTGATGTATATGGCGGATCCGGGGGAAGCATTCGCTAAGCTTATAACGTATTTGAACCCTGGGGGTATTGTCGCATTTCAGGAGCCGGAATACACGCTTTATCCAGCACTCTTGCATCCGGACACGCCCCTCATGAACCAACTTATTGAGTGGATCTTGGATGTATTTGAACATTCGGGAGCACATCTTGACATGGGCATTGGGCTTTATCGCGCTTTTGTTGATGTGGGTTTGCCGCCGCCAACGATGCATCTTGAATCTCCAATTGGTGCCGCCGAAACGTGGGCAGGTTACCGATATATGGCGACCATCTTTCAGAGTCTTCTTCCACTCTTAGGAAAATATGGTCTTGCGACAGCAGAACAGGTAGATGTGGGGACGTTAGCCGCGCGGCTTCGACAAGAGGTCCTCACATCGAAACGTCCGTTTTTCTTACCGTTACATATAACTGCGCATGCAGTACGCTCAACCTCAATTAAATGAGGGCGGGTTGGAACGCGCCGTTTCAGTATATGCTCTACCTCAAAGGCGGTTCTTGTTAGGAGTCGTATTCCTGTAGCAACAATTTCTGATGATAAGAACCGATGGCTGATGACCGGTAACTGAAAACTGAAAACGATAAAAAATGTAATTTTTGGTTGATATACGAATTGAAATGTGGTATAATTTATAAATAAAATTAACTTAACATAATTCCATCTAATTTGTAATTGCGCTTTTGGTGCGCGTGCGTCAGAT
This window contains:
- a CDS encoding methyltransferase domain-containing protein — protein: MAKDHTKNLPASNSDATYTLGRTSHETTRLIEQSRIYGESTQRLCKRAGIREGMRVLEIGSGAGDVALMLAELVGQEGRVVGVDVNPVILETARQRATEAGIRNVEFIAGDARTLAFADKFDAIVGRFVLMYMADPGEAFAKLITYLNPGGIVAFQEPEYTLYPALLHPDTPLMNQLIEWILDVFEHSGAHLDMGIGLYRAFVDVGLPPPTMHLESPIGAAETWAGYRYMATIFQSLLPLLGKYGLATAEQVDVGTLAARLRQEVLTSKRPFFLPLHITAHAVRSTSIK